One Kaistella polysaccharea DNA segment encodes these proteins:
- a CDS encoding heme-binding domain-containing protein — MKIFSTIVYWFLIVIALIQFIPVNRTNKPVDSKANFVNIYSTPRNVQQILKKACYDCHSNETVYPDYAYVAPISWSIKNHVNEGRVHLNLSEWGNLNKELKKGMLEKSIHSIKDYTMPMPGYISKHPAANLTKAERVLLSDYFDTILKTKNY; from the coding sequence ATGAAAATTTTTTCTACCATCGTTTACTGGTTTCTTATCGTAATCGCGCTGATTCAATTTATTCCCGTAAACAGAACGAATAAGCCCGTTGATTCTAAGGCTAACTTTGTAAATATTTATAGCACTCCAAGGAACGTTCAACAAATTCTTAAAAAGGCATGTTACGACTGTCATTCCAACGAAACGGTTTATCCAGATTATGCGTATGTGGCGCCGATTTCCTGGTCAATTAAAAATCATGTAAATGAAGGTCGGGTTCATCTCAATCTTTCGGAGTGGGGAAATTTGAATAAAGAATTAAAGAAAGGAATGCTGGAAAAGTCCATCCATTCTATAAAAGATTACACGATGCCAATGCCGGGATATATTTCTAAACATCCTGCAGCGAATTTAACAAAGGCCGAGCGTGTTTTACTTTCTGATTATTTCGATACTATTTTAAAGACAAAAAACTATTAA
- the panB gene encoding 3-methyl-2-oxobutanoate hydroxymethyltransferase, whose product MSVHSEIKKITTETLRKMKFDKEKITMLTAYDFTTAKMVDAGGVDAILIGDSAANVMAGYETTLPITLDQMIYHTQCVVRGVDRALIVADLPFGSYQSNSEKALESAVRMMKEGGAHSVKIEGGKEIEKSITKIINAGIPVMGHLGLTPQSIYQFGTYKVRAKEDEEAEKLMSDAKLLEKLGCFALVLEKIPADLAQKVSESISIPTIGIGAGAGCDGQVLVYHDMVGMNKGFSPKFLRRYLDLYTEITGAVSSFVKDVKTGDFPNQNESY is encoded by the coding sequence ATGTCTGTACACTCAGAAATAAAGAAGATTACCACTGAAACTTTGCGAAAAATGAAATTCGACAAAGAGAAAATCACGATGCTGACCGCCTATGATTTCACTACCGCCAAAATGGTAGATGCCGGCGGAGTTGATGCCATTTTAATTGGAGATTCTGCAGCAAATGTTATGGCAGGATATGAAACTACGCTTCCTATTACTTTGGATCAGATGATTTATCATACGCAATGTGTGGTTCGTGGTGTTGACCGCGCACTCATTGTTGCTGATTTACCTTTTGGTTCTTACCAGAGTAATTCAGAAAAAGCGTTGGAATCTGCAGTGAGAATGATGAAAGAAGGTGGCGCACATTCGGTGAAAATTGAAGGTGGAAAAGAAATTGAAAAATCAATCACCAAAATCATCAATGCAGGAATTCCTGTAATGGGACATTTGGGATTAACACCACAATCAATTTATCAGTTCGGTACCTATAAAGTGAGAGCGAAAGAAGATGAAGAAGCCGAAAAACTAATGAGCGATGCTAAATTACTAGAAAAATTAGGATGCTTTGCTCTTGTTTTAGAAAAGATACCCGCTGATTTAGCCCAGAAAGTTTCCGAAAGCATTTCTATTCCGACGATCGGGATTGGTGCGGGTGCGGGGTGTGATGGGCAAGTGCTTGTGTACCACGACATGGTGGGAATGAATAAAGGTTTCTCCCCAAAATTTTTAAGAAGATATTTAGATTTATATACCGAAATTACAGGCGCAGTCTCCAGCTTTGTAAAAGATGTAAAAACCGGAGATTTCCCTAACCAAAACGAAAGTTACTAA
- a CDS encoding Crp/Fnr family transcriptional regulator, which produces MSLEKHTMIEERLQHVFNDQTFKESLSAEDYDRYINEKKSLTFHKGGILFEDGETTDGVYFLNKGTAKLSKQGVYGKDQILRFIKEGDLIGYRSILCGEDFQACAEAMTDIEATFLPSDLFIHLLEVMPQLSFVMLQKIAFELGESSNTVTFLAQKTVRERLAEILLLLEQKLGTDPEGFIKISLTREEIANIIGTATESAIRLISEFKQDKLIEVEGRNIKILNHEKLIRLGHVTM; this is translated from the coding sequence ATGTCCTTAGAGAAACATACGATGATCGAAGAACGACTGCAACACGTCTTTAACGATCAAACCTTTAAAGAATCATTGTCTGCGGAAGATTATGATCGATATATAAACGAGAAAAAATCCCTCACCTTTCATAAAGGCGGAATCCTGTTTGAAGATGGTGAAACAACCGATGGGGTTTATTTTTTGAACAAAGGAACCGCCAAATTATCCAAACAGGGTGTCTATGGTAAAGACCAAATTTTACGTTTTATTAAAGAAGGTGATTTAATTGGGTACCGTTCCATTCTTTGTGGAGAAGATTTTCAAGCCTGCGCAGAAGCAATGACGGATATCGAAGCAACTTTTTTACCGTCTGATCTTTTTATTCATTTATTAGAAGTAATGCCACAGCTTTCTTTTGTGATGTTACAAAAAATTGCTTTTGAATTAGGTGAATCTTCAAATACAGTTACTTTTTTAGCACAGAAAACCGTTCGCGAAAGACTCGCAGAGATTCTTCTTTTATTAGAGCAGAAGTTGGGCACCGACCCGGAAGGTTTTATTAAAATCTCCCTAACGCGGGAAGAAATTGCCAACATCATCGGGACCGCAACAGAAAGTGCAATTCGATTGATTTCTGAATTTAAACAGGATAAACTAATTGAAGTGGAAGGTCGAAATATCAAAATATTGAACCACGAAAAACTGATCCGCTTAGGGCACGTCACTATGTAA
- a CDS encoding heavy metal translocating P-type ATPase: MPENCFHCGQTIDRERISFDSKAFCCNGCKSVYEILNMNDLGNFYEMNKSSGIRPNDENMSQFDYLDTPEIFSKFTDFSEGNTTLVTFKIPVIHCSSCIWLLESLQTLNENINYSQVNFTRKNVQISFNHNELKLSELAKFLTNLGYKPVINLETADKKEEFIDKTLIVKLAIAGFAFGNGMFFSYPEYAEQVMGTTDFWMDTYKNLFRFIMFLLATPVVFYSASDYFKSAWFGLKNKIVNIDVPIVLGILMLYGRSIYEVLTDYGPGYFDTLCGLLFFMLLGKLFQKRTYSALSYDRDYKSFYPIAVTKVDFAGNQQNILLNELNVGDRIIVRNQEIIPVDVILIKGEGNIDNSFITGESASIPKQAGDKIFAGGKQIGSILELEVIKTVNQSYLTQLWNKEAFKKFETGLDTITNDISKYFTIIILGITLIAGIYWGQHDFEKMFQVVAAILIVACPCALALSAPFTLGHIMRILGRNKFYVKDTLTIEKLAKINTLVFDKTGTITHNKEANIIFEGDRISDFDMINLKSLLKNSNHPLSKSLYQHLEVGEEYLPVNDFIETAGKGYSGTVRGKTYKIGSATFNKKTSKNLETAVHISRDEEYLGKFIFTNEYRENMDEMFSKLSDYQLHILSGDNASEENSLKSLVPSVVGMKFNQSPENKLNYIKELQDENHKVAMLGDGLNDAGALKQSNVGIAVADDTHSFTPSSDVIMAGEKMKYLKDYLDLSKDAIKIVKLTFGISFFYNIIGLTFAVTGHLSPLVAAILMPISSITVVIFTSVATWARSAKYFKTNV, translated from the coding sequence TTGCCAGAAAACTGTTTCCACTGTGGTCAGACGATCGACAGAGAACGCATTTCATTTGATAGTAAAGCCTTTTGTTGCAACGGGTGTAAATCAGTTTATGAGATCCTGAATATGAACGATCTAGGAAACTTTTATGAAATGAATAAAAGTTCCGGAATCAGACCAAATGACGAGAATATGTCGCAATTTGACTATCTCGATACGCCAGAGATTTTCTCTAAATTCACCGATTTTTCCGAAGGTAATACAACGTTGGTTACTTTTAAAATTCCTGTAATCCATTGTTCATCCTGCATCTGGCTTCTGGAAAGTTTGCAAACGCTGAATGAAAACATCAATTATTCGCAGGTAAACTTTACAAGAAAAAATGTTCAAATATCCTTTAATCATAATGAATTAAAGTTAAGCGAGCTGGCGAAATTTCTCACCAATCTCGGCTACAAACCAGTGATCAATCTGGAAACTGCAGATAAAAAAGAGGAATTTATTGACAAAACTTTAATTGTAAAATTAGCAATCGCAGGATTTGCGTTTGGAAACGGGATGTTTTTTTCCTATCCGGAATATGCCGAACAGGTGATGGGAACTACCGATTTCTGGATGGATACTTATAAAAATCTGTTCCGATTTATCATGTTTCTTTTAGCGACGCCCGTTGTTTTTTATTCCGCTTCAGATTACTTTAAATCGGCGTGGTTTGGCTTGAAGAATAAAATTGTAAATATTGATGTTCCAATTGTTTTAGGGATTTTGATGTTGTATGGAAGAAGTATTTATGAAGTTTTAACCGATTATGGACCAGGTTATTTTGATACATTATGTGGACTTTTATTCTTTATGCTTCTAGGGAAACTGTTTCAGAAAAGAACGTACAGCGCTTTATCTTACGATCGCGATTATAAATCTTTTTATCCGATTGCGGTCACCAAAGTAGATTTTGCAGGCAATCAGCAGAATATTCTTCTGAATGAACTGAATGTTGGAGACCGAATTATAGTGCGCAATCAGGAAATTATTCCGGTTGATGTGATCTTAATTAAAGGAGAAGGAAATATCGATAACAGTTTTATCACTGGGGAAAGTGCTTCTATTCCGAAACAAGCGGGAGACAAAATATTCGCCGGTGGAAAACAAATCGGTTCTATTTTGGAGCTTGAAGTGATAAAAACGGTGAATCAAAGTTATCTTACCCAATTATGGAACAAAGAAGCTTTCAAAAAATTTGAGACCGGCTTGGATACCATTACAAATGATATCAGCAAATACTTCACTATTATTATTTTAGGAATTACACTCATTGCTGGGATTTACTGGGGACAACATGATTTTGAAAAGATGTTTCAAGTCGTTGCAGCAATCTTAATTGTAGCATGTCCATGTGCGTTGGCATTATCAGCACCATTTACTTTAGGTCATATTATGCGGATTTTAGGACGTAATAAATTTTATGTAAAAGATACGCTGACCATTGAGAAATTAGCAAAAATTAATACGCTTGTCTTTGATAAAACCGGAACGATTACGCATAACAAAGAAGCCAATATCATATTTGAAGGTGATAGAATTTCAGATTTTGATATGATAAATCTGAAAAGCTTGCTGAAAAACTCCAATCATCCCTTATCGAAAAGTTTGTACCAACATTTAGAAGTCGGCGAGGAATATCTACCTGTTAATGATTTTATTGAAACTGCAGGCAAAGGGTATTCGGGAACGGTAAGAGGTAAAACTTATAAAATAGGGTCCGCTACGTTCAACAAGAAAACTTCCAAAAACCTAGAAACGGCAGTACATATTTCCAGAGACGAAGAATATTTAGGCAAATTTATTTTCACGAATGAATACCGGGAAAATATGGATGAAATGTTTTCAAAACTAAGTGATTATCAACTTCATATTTTAAGCGGTGATAATGCTTCGGAAGAGAATTCGCTGAAGAGTTTGGTGCCGAGTGTTGTAGGAATGAAATTTAATCAAAGTCCGGAAAACAAACTGAATTATATTAAGGAACTTCAGGACGAAAATCATAAAGTTGCCATGTTGGGTGACGGTCTTAACGATGCCGGCGCACTAAAACAGAGCAATGTAGGGATTGCAGTGGCGGATGATACCCATTCCTTCACGCCTTCATCTGATGTGATTATGGCGGGCGAGAAGATGAAATACTTAAAAGACTACCTCGATCTGTCTAAAGACGCCATTAAAATTGTAAAACTTACCTTCGGAATCAGCTTCTTTTATAACATCATCGGATTGACCTTTGCGGTTACTGGACATCTGTCGCCGTTGGTTGCAGCGATACTAATGCCCATCAGTTCTATAACTGTGGTGATATTTACGTCGGTTGCGACTTGGGCTCGATCTGCTAAATACTTTAAAACCAACGTATAA
- the ccoS gene encoding cbb3-type cytochrome oxidase assembly protein CcoS: MILCSVTLAVIFLIIFIISARKGQFEDDESPAVRILLESEIIKENTGKPKSQPKEENKK, encoded by the coding sequence ATGATTCTTTGCAGCGTTACACTAGCTGTAATTTTTTTGATCATTTTTATCATCAGTGCAAGAAAAGGGCAATTTGAAGATGATGAGTCGCCTGCGGTCCGAATACTGCTGGAATCCGAGATTATAAAAGAGAATACTGGGAAGCCGAAATCCCAACCGAAAGAAGAGAATAAAAAATAG
- the ccoN gene encoding cytochrome-c oxidase, cbb3-type subunit I yields the protein METQKFSYDNNIVRAFLYATVIFGIIGFLLGLTAALMLFYPELPEYFFGTDDATIVSLQSGNLQGLINTHGAFGFGRIRMLHTSAVIFAFVCNGFFAGAYYSLQRLLKTRMYSDTLSWIHFWGWQLMIVAVVITFLMGINTSKEYAEHEWPIDILITVIWVIFGVNMFATIIKRRVRHLYVAIWFYLGTWVAIAMLHIFNNLEVPLTFTGWKSYSAYAGVKDALVQWWYGHNAVAFVLTTPILGLMYYFLPKAADRPVFSYKLSIIHFWSLIFVYIWAGPHHLQYTAIPGWAQALATGFSIMLIAPSWGGMLNGLLTLRGAWDKVRENPVLKFFVVAITCYGMATFEGPLLATKTLNKIGHYTDWVIGHVHVGALGWNGFMTFGMIYYLLPIMWRTKLWSVKLANWHFWLGTLGIIFYAVPLYIAGFTQGLMWKQFNPDGTLVYKNWLDTVTAIIPYYQMRFVGGLLYISGAILMCVNLVATVRSGSFQKDVPAEAPALAKISNKRKEGEGLHLWIERMPTLLTVLAFIAVAIGGFLEIVPTLTIKENVPTIAAVKPYSPLELEGRDLYIREGCNACHSQMIRPFRDEVVRFNGKNGQYSKAGEFIYDRPFLWGSKRTGPDLHRQGGKNPSSWHYKHMLNPRVTSAGSIMPRYPWLISTDLDRSQMVAKIELMKNTFDVPYTQAQVDSADAWADNQAAAIVKEIYSEAADVKKAYADKKAADGANFTPLEKKEIIALIAYLQRLGTDIKTTEIKTASTN from the coding sequence ATGGAGACACAAAAGTTTAGTTATGACAATAACATTGTGCGCGCATTTCTTTATGCAACAGTAATCTTCGGGATTATTGGATTTTTGCTGGGACTGACTGCAGCCTTAATGTTATTTTACCCCGAACTTCCTGAATACTTCTTTGGAACAGACGATGCAACCATCGTTAGTTTACAGAGTGGAAACCTTCAGGGTTTAATTAACACGCATGGTGCTTTCGGTTTTGGCCGTATTAGAATGCTGCACACCAGTGCGGTAATTTTCGCATTCGTGTGTAACGGTTTTTTTGCAGGCGCTTATTATTCCCTGCAGAGATTGTTAAAAACCAGAATGTACAGCGATACCCTTTCTTGGATTCACTTCTGGGGTTGGCAGTTGATGATCGTTGCTGTAGTTATTACATTCTTAATGGGAATCAACACTTCCAAAGAATACGCAGAGCATGAATGGCCTATTGATATCTTAATCACAGTGATTTGGGTTATATTTGGTGTTAACATGTTCGCTACCATTATCAAGAGAAGAGTGCGTCACTTATATGTTGCGATTTGGTTCTATCTAGGAACTTGGGTTGCGATTGCAATGCTTCATATCTTTAATAACTTAGAAGTTCCATTAACCTTTACAGGCTGGAAATCTTACTCTGCGTATGCTGGTGTTAAAGATGCTTTGGTACAGTGGTGGTACGGTCATAATGCAGTAGCATTTGTATTAACAACACCAATTCTTGGTTTGATGTATTACTTCTTACCGAAAGCTGCTGACAGACCTGTTTTCTCTTATAAACTTTCAATTATTCACTTCTGGTCATTAATATTCGTTTATATCTGGGCAGGACCTCACCACTTGCAATATACTGCAATTCCAGGTTGGGCACAGGCATTGGCTACCGGATTCTCTATCATGCTGATCGCACCGTCTTGGGGAGGAATGCTCAACGGTCTTCTTACCTTAAGAGGAGCTTGGGATAAAGTGAGAGAAAATCCAGTACTTAAATTTTTCGTTGTAGCAATTACCTGTTATGGTATGGCAACGTTTGAAGGGCCATTATTAGCAACAAAAACATTAAATAAAATAGGCCATTACACCGATTGGGTTATTGGACACGTTCACGTAGGAGCTTTAGGTTGGAATGGCTTTATGACCTTCGGGATGATTTATTATCTCTTGCCAATTATGTGGCGAACTAAACTTTGGTCTGTAAAATTAGCAAACTGGCATTTCTGGTTGGGAACTTTAGGAATTATTTTCTATGCCGTTCCATTATACATTGCAGGATTTACACAAGGTTTAATGTGGAAACAATTTAATCCAGATGGAACTTTAGTTTATAAAAACTGGTTAGATACGGTAACGGCAATTATCCCTTATTATCAAATGCGATTTGTAGGTGGATTGTTATACATCTCCGGAGCAATTTTAATGTGTGTGAACCTTGTTGCGACAGTAAGAAGCGGTTCATTCCAGAAAGATGTTCCTGCAGAAGCACCGGCTTTGGCAAAAATCAGTAATAAAAGAAAAGAAGGCGAAGGACTTCACCTTTGGATCGAAAGAATGCCGACCTTATTAACCGTACTTGCATTTATTGCAGTTGCTATTGGTGGTTTCCTGGAGATTGTTCCGACATTAACCATTAAAGAAAATGTACCGACCATCGCGGCAGTGAAACCTTATTCACCACTGGAACTGGAAGGACGAGATTTATACATCAGAGAAGGTTGTAACGCGTGTCACTCCCAAATGATCAGACCGTTCAGAGATGAAGTGGTAAGATTTAACGGTAAAAATGGACAATATTCCAAAGCTGGAGAATTTATTTATGATCGACCATTCCTTTGGGGATCAAAAAGAACAGGACCAGATTTACACCGTCAAGGAGGTAAAAACCCAAGTTCTTGGCACTATAAGCACATGTTGAATCCAAGAGTAACTTCTGCAGGTTCGATCATGCCACGTTATCCTTGGTTAATTTCTACCGATTTAGACCGAAGCCAAATGGTTGCTAAAATTGAATTGATGAAAAACACGTTCGATGTTCCATACACGCAGGCGCAAGTCGATTCAGCGGATGCCTGGGCTGACAATCAGGCTGCAGCGATTGTGAAAGAAATTTATTCTGAAGCAGCCGATGTGAAGAAAGCGTATGCAGATAAGAAAGCAGCAGATGGCGCGAACTTTACTCCACTGGAGAAAAAAGAAATTATTGCACTAATTGCTTACTTGCAAAGACTTGGAACAGATATAAAAACGACTGAGATTAAAACGGCTAGCACCAATTAA
- a CDS encoding cbb3-type cytochrome oxidase subunit 3, producing the protein MIPQSVKDIVANGENVGLYQTIAMILFIIFFLGIVFYVFSRPKKFYEEEANAPLNDDIEDTDL; encoded by the coding sequence ATGATACCTCAAAGCGTAAAAGATATCGTAGCAAATGGCGAGAATGTTGGTCTCTACCAAACTATCGCCATGATATTATTCATCATATTTTTTTTAGGTATCGTTTTCTACGTTTTTTCAAGACCCAAAAAGTTTTATGAAGAAGAAGCAAATGCACCTTTAAACGATGACATAGAAGATACAGATCTTTAA
- a CDS encoding cbb3-type cytochrome c oxidase N-terminal domain-containing protein, with translation MKQRTPVYITILVILTILFIVYYMFVQDSSFMSSPYFWGTVVIAVILSMIHSAIGDLIENDQFKKLTAEGKTEYLAVKQKPYFKGLYESAFKKQSVTEEKDILIDHGFDGIMELDNQLPKWWLGLFWFGVAYCVVYMISYWTTDFAHQGPEYDREYIAQTASIDEYMKNTPPPTIENAAFSPDNIAAGEEVFKTNCVSCHSDGGKGGIGPNLTDNNWINQPEKTLFKNVFHVVENGSPNNPAMQAFGKNGVLTGFDIQNVAAYVYHINQEQSPITPAQGGAAPQGTTANWEK, from the coding sequence ATGAAACAAAGAACGCCCGTATACATTACCATACTTGTAATCCTTACGATTTTATTCATCGTATACTACATGTTCGTGCAAGATTCATCATTCATGTCCTCACCCTATTTCTGGGGAACTGTTGTTATTGCCGTAATTTTGTCGATGATTCACAGTGCAATTGGAGATTTGATCGAAAACGACCAGTTCAAAAAATTAACCGCTGAGGGCAAGACAGAATATCTAGCAGTGAAGCAGAAACCTTATTTTAAAGGTCTTTATGAAAGTGCCTTTAAAAAGCAAAGTGTCACCGAAGAAAAAGATATTCTTATTGACCACGGTTTTGATGGTATTATGGAGTTGGATAATCAATTACCGAAATGGTGGTTGGGTTTATTCTGGTTCGGAGTTGCCTATTGCGTGGTGTATATGATATCGTACTGGACGACAGATTTTGCACATCAGGGACCAGAATACGATCGTGAATATATCGCACAAACTGCGAGTATTGATGAATACATGAAAAATACTCCGCCTCCAACAATAGAAAATGCGGCTTTCTCTCCAGACAATATTGCAGCGGGTGAAGAAGTGTTTAAAACAAACTGTGTGTCTTGTCATAGTGATGGTGGAAAAGGAGGAATTGGACCAAACTTAACAGATAACAACTGGATCAACCAACCTGAAAAAACATTATTTAAAAATGTCTTTCACGTAGTTGAAAACGGAAGTCCAAATAATCCTGCGATGCAGGCATTCGGAAAAAATGGCGTACTTACAGGATTTGATATCCAAAATGTAGCAGCCTATGTTTATCATATCAATCAGGAACAATCACCAATAACACCTGCACAAGGCGGCGCAGCTCCTCAGGGAACTACTGCCAACTGGGAGAAATAA
- the ccoG gene encoding cytochrome c oxidase accessory protein CcoG, which translates to MSEEQNYRGGQGQVIESETFRDSVGTMEQSGKRKWVFPRKPKGRYTDYRTLVAVILLAFFFAIPFIKVNGNPLLLINILDSQFFIFGQPFYPQDFFILAMGAITSIVFIILFTVVFGRIFCGWICPQTIFLEMIFRKIDYLIEGDRNKQMKLDRQEWNAEKIWKRSLKYFIFLVISLIITHWMFMYIVGYKEVLTIMQEGPFANFSNFLVMIIFTAAFYFTFAWFREQVCTLVCPYGRLQGVLIDKQTINVYYDYNRGENRSKWRKGEDRAAEGKGDCIDCNQCVVVCPTGIDIRDGQQLECVNCTACIDACDEVMVKVGLPKGLIRYATEDEIEKEIPFKFTNRMKAYSAVLLLMVGFLGFLLSNRGVMEAKFIKPAGSTYFVRDGNITNIYNYTFLNKSTKDQIVTVKIIEPNHGKVTLSGEERIMLKKDQITKGTVNISFPEKEIQLSKQKVEIGVYDTSGKLLDTFDTYFEGPFKIQF; encoded by the coding sequence ATGTCAGAAGAACAGAATTATAGAGGTGGACAAGGACAGGTAATCGAAAGTGAAACTTTTAGAGATTCAGTAGGAACCATGGAACAGTCTGGTAAGCGAAAATGGGTATTTCCTCGGAAACCCAAAGGTCGCTACACAGACTACCGAACCTTAGTTGCCGTGATTTTACTTGCATTCTTTTTCGCCATTCCTTTTATTAAAGTTAATGGCAATCCTCTATTATTAATAAATATACTAGATAGCCAGTTCTTTATTTTTGGACAACCATTCTATCCGCAGGATTTCTTTATTTTGGCGATGGGAGCAATTACCTCTATCGTTTTTATTATTCTTTTTACGGTAGTTTTTGGTCGAATTTTTTGCGGCTGGATTTGTCCTCAGACTATATTTTTGGAAATGATTTTCCGCAAGATCGACTATCTCATCGAAGGTGACCGAAACAAACAGATGAAACTGGATCGTCAGGAATGGAATGCCGAAAAAATCTGGAAACGCTCCCTTAAATATTTTATATTTCTTGTAATTTCACTGATCATCACCCACTGGATGTTCATGTATATCGTAGGATATAAAGAAGTTCTAACCATCATGCAGGAAGGACCTTTTGCGAACTTCTCGAATTTCTTGGTGATGATTATATTCACCGCTGCCTTCTATTTTACCTTTGCTTGGTTCCGGGAACAGGTTTGTACTTTGGTTTGCCCATACGGTAGGCTTCAGGGAGTTTTAATAGACAAACAAACCATCAATGTTTATTATGATTATAACCGGGGGGAAAACCGTTCTAAATGGAGAAAAGGCGAAGATCGAGCTGCGGAAGGAAAAGGAGATTGTATCGATTGTAATCAGTGTGTCGTAGTATGTCCGACAGGAATTGATATTAGAGATGGTCAGCAGCTGGAATGTGTAAACTGTACCGCTTGTATTGATGCCTGTGATGAAGTTATGGTGAAAGTGGGTCTTCCGAAAGGCCTCATCCGATATGCAACCGAAGACGAAATAGAAAAAGAAATACCTTTCAAATTCACAAACAGAATGAAAGCCTACTCTGCTGTTTTATTATTAATGGTTGGTTTTCTAGGATTTCTTTTAAGCAACCGAGGCGTTATGGAAGCAAAGTTTATCAAGCCTGCGGGTTCAACCTATTTTGTACGCGATGGTAACATTACCAATATTTATAATTATACCTTTCTTAATAAATCCACAAAAGATCAAATCGTAACGGTAAAAATCATCGAACCTAATCACGGAAAAGTCACTTTGAGCGGTGAAGAAAGAATCATGCTGAAGAAGGATCAGATTACAAAAGGTACGGTAAACATCAGTTTTCCAGAAAAAGAAATTCAGCTTTCAAAACAAAAAGTAGAAATTGGCGTTTACGATACGTCAGGCAAATTACTGGATACCTTTGATACTTATTTCGAAGGTCCATTTAAAATTCAATTTTAA
- a CDS encoding FixH family protein: MFKKFTWGHGVAVALGSFIAFILFMIFIFSNGQQNSELVSDNYYEDELVYQQVIDAKKNAEQLTEKPTFKQIPAGIKILFPTAVLPETRKVDFELFRTDDANLDVKKELALDASNALLIPKQVISKGSYTLKIKWLQNKKPYQVDYDVLWN, translated from the coding sequence ATGTTCAAAAAATTCACTTGGGGTCACGGCGTTGCGGTAGCCTTGGGATCATTTATAGCATTCATCTTATTTATGATTTTCATATTTTCGAACGGGCAGCAGAATTCTGAACTCGTTTCTGATAATTATTATGAAGATGAATTGGTTTACCAACAAGTCATTGATGCAAAGAAAAACGCCGAACAGCTCACCGAAAAACCAACTTTTAAGCAAATTCCGGCCGGAATTAAAATTTTATTTCCTACTGCAGTATTGCCGGAAACCCGAAAAGTAGATTTTGAACTTTTCCGGACTGACGATGCCAATTTAGATGTAAAAAAAGAGCTCGCTTTGGATGCATCAAACGCGCTGCTTATTCCGAAGCAAGTAATATCTAAAGGTTCTTATACTTTAAAAATTAAATGGCTGCAAAATAAAAAGCCTTATCAGGTAGACTACGACGTCTTATGGAATTAG
- a CDS encoding sulfite exporter TauE/SafE family protein → MELALIISALGLGFASGFHCIGMCGPIALSMGLTKKQATNFYLQNLTYQFGRITTYSILGAFLGIIGQGFEMVGFQQYLTIAVGILLIIMAVFSFGGKDFASKLPFLSAFLFKVKMKLSKLLQKADYRSRFATGILNGLLPCGMVYMALTASLAAGGIWQSAGFMALFGLGTLPFMFLVVLVGNLMTTALRIKILKFVPVMMIILGGLFILRGMELGIPYVSPKKESMKIIHNNSSDHQQGNHETCH, encoded by the coding sequence ATGGAATTAGCACTTATTATTTCAGCATTGGGTTTAGGCTTCGCGTCTGGCTTTCACTGCATCGGAATGTGTGGTCCTATCGCTCTTTCGATGGGTCTTACAAAAAAACAGGCCACTAATTTTTATCTCCAAAATCTCACCTATCAGTTTGGTCGAATTACGACTTATTCTATTTTAGGAGCATTTTTAGGAATTATTGGGCAGGGGTTTGAAATGGTTGGTTTTCAACAATATCTTACCATAGCCGTTGGAATACTTCTCATAATAATGGCTGTTTTTTCTTTTGGTGGAAAAGATTTCGCTTCTAAACTTCCTTTTCTTTCTGCCTTTCTTTTTAAAGTAAAAATGAAATTGTCTAAACTTTTGCAAAAGGCCGATTATCGCTCACGTTTTGCAACAGGAATTTTAAACGGATTACTACCATGTGGAATGGTATATATGGCTCTAACTGCAAGTTTAGCAGCAGGTGGAATCTGGCAAAGTGCGGGATTTATGGCGCTTTTCGGGTTAGGAACTTTACCTTTCATGTTTTTGGTTGTTTTAGTAGGGAATTTAATGACCACTGCGTTACGAATTAAAATCTTGAAATTCGTGCCGGTGATGATGATTATCCTGGGCGGATTATTTATTCTCCGCGGCATGGAGCTCGGTATTCCTTATGTTTCTCCAAAAAAAGAATCTATGAAAATTATTCATAACAATTCATCTGATCATCAACAAGGAAATCACGAGACCTGCCACTAA